The stretch of DNA CCTGGTGGGCGCCTTCGTTCTTGCCCTCATCATCGGCGTGTGCGGTGGCCTTGGGCCTGCCTGGCGTGCTGCCCGCTTGCGTCCCATTGAGGCGCTGCGCAAAGCTTAGGGGGCTGGAGTGAAGCATCAAAGTCTGAGAGCGTGTGAAGAAATCGCTGGGCTGGAGCAGTGCTCCAGCCCTCAAGAATCAGGCCGGCGGGCGACACCAATATCCCTTGAGGGCGGGAGCGGTGCTCCCGCCCGACGTGAGCGAGCACGCCAAGCCCAGCATCGATTTAATCACAGACACTGAGAGGGCGAGAGTGACCAGGGACATGACGACCCCGGAGGTTGAACGTCAGGACAGGCTCCGCAACGATCTTGCCTCGTTGAGCATCGACCGCAATGCGCCCGTGAAGCCAGCAGGGAAGGGCAGGGCGCGGACCATTGTCTCACTCGCGATCATTGCGGCAGTCGTCGCGCTTGCCGTCTGGACGATTGCCGGCCGCAAGCTGCCCGTGGTCGTCGCCTACGCGACGCTGTCCACATCGGGCCAGGACGGCCCGCTGCCGGTTCTCTCGGGCTCGGGATATGTGGTCACCGGCGACCGCTACGTCTCCGTTGGCGTGCGCGTTCCCGGGCGTATCGATCGCTACTTCGTCGAAGAGGGCCAGAGCGTGCACAAGGGCGATCCGCTGGTGCAGATCGATGACCGCGACTACCGCGCCGCAGTGGGCCGTGCCGCAGCGGGGTTGGAACTGGCGCGGGCGAATCTGAAGCTGGCCGAGTCCGAGCTCAGGCGCGGCAGCGAATTGCGTGGCCAGCATGTCATCTCCCAGCAAGAACTCGATGTCCTGGAGAACAAGACCGCGGTGGCGCGCGCGTCCGTTGGGCAGCTGACCGCCGAACTCGATCAGGCCCGTGTGAACCTCGATTATACGTTGCTGCGCGCCCCCACCGACGGCGTGGTGCTGGCTAAAACCAAAGAGGTGGGTGAGATCGCGGTTCCGGGCGGCTTCGTGGGCTCGGGTGACCTGGTGCGGCTTGCCAATCTGTCGGACATGCGTGCGCAGGTCGATGTCAACGAGGCCGACCTCAACCGCGTCCGTATGGGTCAGCCCGCTCAGGTCACGCCTGACGCCTACCCCGATGCGCGGTACCCGGCCGAGGTGGTCAAGCTCTATCCGCAGGTGGACCGGCAGAAGGGGACGCTGCGGGTCGAGGTGCACATCCTCAAACCTGACGCGCGCTTGCTGCCGGACATGAGCGCGCGTGTCACCTTCCTTGCCGAGCCGACGGCCATCGGGCAGGCGGAGAAGGCTGCCGCGCAGGGACTACCGGTACTCGTGCCGGTGGCCGCACTGCGCCGCGACACGCAGGGAAATAATTTCGTGTGGGTGGTCAGCGAGGACCACGCCCGTCGGGTCGCCGTCGAAACCGCCGGCGACGTCGGCAATCGCGTGCGCGTCGTCAGTGGACTCAAGGGTGGCGAAGCCGTCGTCGTGGGTGACCCTCCCACACGTGACGGCCAGCGGGTGAAGCTCGCGCCATAGTGTGGCGTCGCTACGCTGTGGTCGTCACTCGGGTTTGAGATCGAAATACCGCATGTAGGCCGCAAAGCGGTCGAGGATATCCTCCCGCGTAATGCCCACGTCCTCCATCGTGTGGCGGTGCTTGCCGTGCTCGCGGTTGCTCTCCTGCCAGTGGCGCATGCGCCGCTCGCCTTCGGCGGAGAGCTGCAGGCCAAAGCGCTCGTAGATGCGTTTTACCGAAGCGATGGGATCAGCGACGAAGTCGCGGAAGTAGAGGTCGAAGAACTGCGCGGGAGCATGTTCGCCGCGCACGGCAATGGCCTTGTCGGCGCCCGCGGCCCACACTTCAAGCTGCTCCCTGGCGATGGCGGTACGGTCGATGTCCTGCTCGTAAATGGCGCGGAAGCCGGCGATGAGACTGATGTACGAGGACAGCACCTGCGTCGGATCGCGGTGGGTCTGCACGATGCAGGCGTCCGGGTACACCGTCAGTAGCGCGCGCAAGTGCTTCATGTGGACGGGATACTTGAGGATCCAACGGCGCTCCGGGCTGGTCGAGCCGATGAGGGAGACCAGCTGTCGATGGCGCGCGTAGGAGGCGACGTGGTGCCCGCTTTCGTACCACTTGGTGTAGGAGGGCACCGTGGCGTTCACCTCGAAGGCGTCGTCGGTAAAGCTCTGCGCCAGCAGGTGGCGGCATTCTTCGGCCAGGTCCGGTGCCATCAGGTGAATGCTCTTCAAGGACGGATCGAAGGCGTACATGCCCTCGATCTCCGCCGCCGATTCTTGGAAGTCCGGCAGACCTGCCCACTGGCTGCGTGGTGGGCGGGGCTGCGGGTGTGCGGCCAGCCAGTACTCGAGCGCTTGGGTGTCCGGATCTTGCCCGAGCAGGTGATGCAGTGCGGTGCTGCCGGTGCGGACGAGACCCAAGACAAAGATCGGCCGCCGGATCTCGGTGGGGAGTCGCGCCGCGTGTTCTTTCAGCAGGAGCTGTGAGCGCAGCCGCGCCTTCAGCGCCTGCACCAGGCCCGCACGCGCGGCTTGACGACCTGCCGGGTGAAACTTGGCCTCGCGGTCGTAGGCGTCCAGCACGACGCGAAGCCCCTCCAGATATGACGGGTCGCCGAAGTCGTCGGAGCCGACGTCCCGGATCGCCTCCTCGTGCAGCGCCGGCTCGGAATCAACAAAACGCGCGTTTGCGTCCACGGCTGGATTCATGGCTTCTCCTCGTATGAGTTCGGCCAGTCGGCCGGTGAACTCAGGTGTGGCCGTATCCCCACGATTGGCCACGCTTAGACCAGAGCTGCCGCCGCGGTCAACACCTCGGCCAGCTACAGCTTTACCGCTAGTGCCGACCGGACGCTGGTGGCCAACTTTACGCCGACCCACACGCCGGCGCCAACAGTGACGCCCACACCGGGCTTCCGCGGCGCTTCCCTCCCTCCTCCTGCTTCGCCACTTGGCCGCGAACCCAAGATGCGCGTCAGGCGAACAAGAAAAAAGCCCCCATTTCTGGGGGCTTTCAAAGGGGGTCTGGCGCTTCGCCGTCGCCGGTGATTCGCGGAACTGCGGCGATGTGGTCATGCCGCTTATTGCGCAGGGGGCGCGCCGGCATCAGGTCGATTTCTATTGGCACCTCGGCGATTTCCGGCGAATGACGGACGTCGATGAAGACATCCAGCACCAATACTACGGAACTCTTACCCTGGATGACTATCGCCGCAACGCCTGGGGCGACTTCATCGCCAACCAGATCGTCCCATTCGGGGCACTCCCTGTCTACCTGGGGATCGGCAACCACGAGCTCTACAAAGACGCAGACCGCGACAAGAGCCGGGCCGATTACGTCGCGCAGTTCGCACACTGGCTCGACGCCCCGGCGCTCCGGGCCTGGCCCGTGGTAGCTAGGCGCATGCCGCGGGGGCCGCGACTCGATGTGGCCGACCCAGCACTGAGGAAGCCGTCGCCGCCCTCAGCTGAGCCGCCTGCGGCAGGTGCGCCCCCGTACCGGCCGCGACGCGATGGTGGCGGACGTCGTGCCGCAGAAACTGCAGTTGTTCTGCCCGATGGCGGTCGCTACATTGTAGGGTGGATACCCACGGTGGTTAGATGTGGACCAAGGCACAATCAACGGCATCGCCACCAGCGTCAGAGACCCAT from Candidatus Binatia bacterium encodes:
- a CDS encoding efflux RND transporter periplasmic adaptor subunit produces the protein MTRDMTTPEVERQDRLRNDLASLSIDRNAPVKPAGKGRARTIVSLAIIAAVVALAVWTIAGRKLPVVVAYATLSTSGQDGPLPVLSGSGYVVTGDRYVSVGVRVPGRIDRYFVEEGQSVHKGDPLVQIDDRDYRAAVGRAAAGLELARANLKLAESELRRGSELRGQHVISQQELDVLENKTAVARASVGQLTAELDQARVNLDYTLLRAPTDGVVLAKTKEVGEIAVPGGFVGSGDLVRLANLSDMRAQVDVNEADLNRVRMGQPAQVTPDAYPDARYPAEVVKLYPQVDRQKGTLRVEVHILKPDARLLPDMSARVTFLAEPTAIGQAEKAAAQGLPVLVPVAALRRDTQGNNFVWVVSEDHARRVAVETAGDVGNRVRVVSGLKGGEAVVVGDPPTRDGQRVKLAP
- a CDS encoding sulfotransferase, yielding MNPAVDANARFVDSEPALHEEAIRDVGSDDFGDPSYLEGLRVVLDAYDREAKFHPAGRQAARAGLVQALKARLRSQLLLKEHAARLPTEIRRPIFVLGLVRTGSTALHHLLGQDPDTQALEYWLAAHPQPRPPRSQWAGLPDFQESAAEIEGMYAFDPSLKSIHLMAPDLAEECRHLLAQSFTDDAFEVNATVPSYTKWYESGHHVASYARHRQLVSLIGSTSPERRWILKYPVHMKHLRALLTVYPDACIVQTHRDPTQVLSSYISLIAGFRAIYEQDIDRTAIAREQLEVWAAGADKAIAVRGEHAPAQFFDLYFRDFVADPIASVKRIYERFGLQLSAEGERRMRHWQESNREHGKHRHTMEDVGITREDILDRFAAYMRYFDLKPE